From a single Aquincola tertiaricarbonis genomic region:
- a CDS encoding MSMEG_0569 family flavin-dependent oxidoreductase — protein sequence MNTASTPHHAVAIVGGGQAGLSMSACLQQAGIGHIVFEKHRAMHVWQTRRWDSFCLVTPNWQCALPGHPYDGDDPHGFMTKPEIVAWLERFRRKVNPPLREGVTVRLVKPRPQGGYLLRYEVAGEPGLQECTADQVVVASGGYHLPIVPRMAERLPASVRQLHSEQYHNAAELPPGAVLVVGSGQSGAQIAEDLHLAGRQVVLAVGDAPRCARFYRGRDVVDWLADMGYYDMPVGQHPLREGVRDNTNHYVTGRDGGRDIDLRRFALQGMQLHGALQAVEPQDDGDVLLRFKPGLAEVLDRADATYNGINASIDQYIERMGLQAPPSSRYQPVWQPGEEPLTLSLQQAGIGSVVWCIGFAPDFGWLDAPVFNGRGQPQHERGVTALPGLYFLGLPWLHTWGSGRFSGVARDAQHLAEVIAGERSTQAPATLPAAVPG from the coding sequence ATGAACACTGCTTCAACCCCCCACCACGCGGTGGCCATCGTCGGCGGCGGCCAGGCGGGCCTGTCGATGAGCGCCTGCCTGCAGCAGGCCGGCATCGGCCACATCGTGTTCGAGAAGCACCGTGCGATGCACGTGTGGCAGACGCGGCGCTGGGACAGCTTCTGCCTGGTGACGCCCAACTGGCAGTGCGCCCTGCCCGGCCACCCGTACGACGGCGACGACCCGCACGGCTTCATGACCAAGCCCGAGATCGTGGCCTGGCTGGAGCGCTTCCGGCGCAAGGTGAACCCGCCGCTGCGCGAGGGCGTGACGGTGCGCCTGGTCAAGCCGCGGCCCCAAGGCGGCTACCTGCTGCGCTACGAGGTGGCGGGCGAGCCCGGCCTGCAGGAATGCACCGCCGACCAGGTGGTGGTGGCCTCTGGCGGCTACCACCTGCCCATCGTGCCGCGCATGGCCGAGCGGCTGCCGGCCAGCGTGCGGCAGCTGCACTCGGAGCAGTACCACAACGCGGCCGAGCTGCCGCCCGGCGCAGTGCTGGTGGTGGGCTCGGGCCAGAGCGGCGCGCAGATCGCCGAAGACCTGCACCTGGCCGGCCGCCAGGTGGTGCTGGCGGTTGGCGACGCGCCGCGCTGCGCCCGCTTTTACCGCGGCCGCGACGTGGTGGACTGGCTGGCCGACATGGGCTACTACGACATGCCGGTGGGCCAGCATCCGCTGCGCGAAGGCGTGCGCGACAACACCAACCACTACGTCACCGGCCGCGACGGCGGGCGCGACATCGACCTGCGCCGCTTCGCGCTGCAGGGCATGCAGCTGCATGGCGCGCTGCAGGCGGTGGAACCGCAGGACGATGGCGACGTGTTGCTGCGCTTCAAGCCCGGCCTGGCCGAGGTGCTGGACCGCGCCGACGCCACTTACAACGGCATCAATGCCAGCATCGACCAATACATCGAGCGCATGGGTCTGCAGGCCCCGCCGTCCAGCCGCTACCAGCCGGTGTGGCAGCCCGGCGAAGAGCCGCTCACGCTCAGCCTGCAGCAGGCCGGCATCGGCAGCGTGGTGTGGTGCATCGGCTTTGCGCCCGACTTCGGCTGGCTGGACGCACCGGTGTTCAACGGCCGCGGCCAGCCCCAGCACGAGCGGGGCGTCACGGCCTTGCCGGGCCTGTACTTCCTGGGCCTGCCCTGGCTGCACACCTGGGGCTCGGGCCGCTTCTCGGGCGTGGCGCGCGATGCGCAGCACCTGGCCGAGGTGATCGCCGGCGAGCGCAGCACCCAAGCCCCTGCCACGCTGCCGGCCGCAGTGCCCGGATAA
- a CDS encoding MSMEG_0570 family nitrogen starvation response protein produces the protein MPAMHYQLRWPDASETTCYSPSLVIKDYFEPGAAYPLPDFLQRVREATQIASDRVQAKYGFACSAAAEQLRSIEHTAARFSQQPDARVQVIAFQE, from the coding sequence ATGCCCGCGATGCACTACCAGCTGCGCTGGCCCGATGCCAGCGAAACCACCTGCTACTCACCTTCGCTGGTGATCAAGGACTACTTCGAGCCCGGCGCCGCCTACCCGCTGCCCGACTTCCTGCAGCGCGTGCGGGAAGCGACGCAGATCGCCTCCGACCGCGTGCAGGCCAAGTACGGCTTTGCCTGCTCCGCCGCGGCCGAGCAGCTGCGCAGCATCGAACACACCGCCGCCCGCTTCAGCCAGCAGCCCGACGCCCGGGTGCAGGTGATCGCCTTCCAGGAATGA
- a CDS encoding sll0787 family AIR synthase-like protein yields MTHAAEDLCEALRASRGFLHKQDISPAMAALAQSQRLAPPGLLTVPNGDDCAALADGQGGHLLLAIEGFVDDFVEREPWFAGYCGVMVNLSDIAAMGGRPLAVVDALWSAGSQAAEPLMQGLAAGAQRYGVPIVGGHSNHRSSRGQLAVAVLGRAQRLLSSFNARPGDVLVMAVDLRGAWQEPYPYWNASTPAPAERLRADLDLLPQLAEAGLADAAKDISMAGAVGTLLMMLDCSRCGAVIDVDAMPRPHSVAADDPAALLRWLTAFPSYGFVFSLRPAQVAPVLQRFAERGIAAAAVGTVQAQPAVQLRHAGQQALLWDLAARPFITASEVAHA; encoded by the coding sequence ATGACCCACGCCGCCGAAGACCTGTGCGAAGCCCTGCGCGCCAGCCGCGGCTTCCTGCACAAGCAGGACATCTCGCCCGCGATGGCCGCACTGGCCCAGTCGCAGCGCCTGGCTCCGCCCGGCCTGCTCACCGTGCCCAACGGCGACGACTGCGCCGCGCTGGCCGATGGCCAGGGCGGCCACCTGCTGCTGGCCATCGAGGGCTTCGTCGACGACTTCGTGGAACGTGAACCCTGGTTCGCCGGCTACTGCGGCGTGATGGTGAACCTGAGCGACATCGCGGCCATGGGCGGCCGCCCGCTGGCCGTGGTGGACGCGCTGTGGAGCGCCGGCAGCCAGGCTGCCGAGCCGCTGATGCAAGGCCTGGCCGCCGGCGCGCAGCGCTACGGCGTGCCCATCGTCGGCGGCCACAGCAACCACCGCAGCAGCCGCGGCCAGCTGGCGGTGGCGGTGCTGGGCCGTGCGCAGCGGCTGCTCAGCAGCTTCAACGCCCGGCCCGGCGACGTGCTGGTGATGGCGGTGGACCTGCGCGGTGCCTGGCAGGAGCCCTACCCCTACTGGAATGCCTCCACCCCCGCACCGGCCGAACGGCTGCGCGCCGACCTGGACCTGCTGCCGCAGCTGGCCGAAGCCGGCCTGGCCGATGCCGCCAAGGACATCAGCATGGCCGGCGCCGTGGGCACGCTGCTGATGATGCTGGACTGCTCACGCTGCGGCGCGGTGATCGACGTCGATGCGATGCCGCGGCCGCACAGCGTGGCGGCGGATGACCCGGCCGCGCTGCTGCGCTGGCTCACGGCCTTTCCCAGCTATGGCTTCGTGTTCAGCCTGCGGCCGGCGCAGGTGGCCCCGGTGCTGCAGCGCTTTGCCGAACGCGGCATTGCCGCCGCCGCGGTGGGCACGGTGCAGGCCCAGCCCGCGGTGCAGCTGCGCCATGCCGGCCAGCAGGCCCTGCTGTGGGACCTCGCCGCGCGCCCCTTCATCACCGCCTCCGAGGTGGCCCATGCCTGA
- a CDS encoding MSMEG_0567/Sll0786 family nitrogen starvation N-acetyltransferase encodes MNALLDAMDDAAPDQAEAYRPCEFRIKWATAGWEQREAMALRRAVFCIEQGVFVGDDLDAVDAQAQTLVAVACVAGLPDQVVGTVRIHEAEPGLWWGSRLAVHAAFRHHGRLGATLIRLAVASAHARGCRVFLAHVQQQNAPMFQRLHWQALKDELLHGRPHVLMQADLAAYPPCVDVYTGYVTRSTATA; translated from the coding sequence ATGAATGCGCTGCTGGATGCGATGGATGATGCTGCGCCGGATCAGGCCGAGGCCTACCGCCCCTGCGAGTTCCGCATCAAGTGGGCTACCGCCGGCTGGGAGCAGCGCGAGGCGATGGCGCTGCGCCGGGCGGTGTTCTGCATTGAGCAGGGCGTGTTCGTCGGCGACGACCTCGACGCGGTGGATGCGCAGGCCCAGACCCTGGTGGCGGTGGCCTGCGTGGCCGGCCTGCCCGACCAGGTGGTGGGCACCGTGCGCATCCACGAAGCCGAGCCCGGCCTGTGGTGGGGCTCGCGGCTGGCGGTGCATGCGGCCTTTCGACACCACGGCCGGCTGGGCGCCACGCTCATCCGGCTGGCGGTGGCCAGCGCCCATGCACGCGGCTGCCGCGTGTTCCTGGCTCATGTGCAGCAGCAGAACGCCCCCATGTTCCAGCGCCTGCACTGGCAAGCGCTGAAAGACGAGCTGCTGCATGGCCGCCCGCATGTGCTGATGCAGGCCGATCTGGCGGCGTATCCACCCTGCGTGGATGTCTATACAGGTTACGTCACGCGCAGCACGGCCACCGCATGA
- a CDS encoding MSMEG_0568 family radical SAM protein, which translates to MTELQSHGLRLLDPGAGAPSRRGGAGPSDHKAVTVDGHTVMVPVHTSSAWQSPFVAEAPGADGASLLKRGSIPIAQIAFPKQPRFYALQTMDGVPYSHIATLHGADVLATTVLQTCIRYESRRKACKFCAIGQSLAAGRTIAHKTPEQLAEVARMAVLLDGVKHMVMTTGTPPGDDRGAQVLADSAFAIQAGLPAGHVLPLQGQCEPPDDDRWFARMHAAGISTLGMHLEAVTPAVRERIMPGKATVPVQRYLSAFEAAVQVFGRGQVSTYILAGLGDTREDILAMCRTLVGLGVYPFVVPFVPISGTPLEDHPAPDAGWMKSILEPLGAMLSQAGLRSVDIKAGCGKCGACSSQSQYETAEVLA; encoded by the coding sequence ATGACGGAGCTGCAATCGCACGGCCTGCGGCTGCTTGACCCCGGCGCCGGCGCGCCCAGCCGCCGCGGCGGCGCCGGCCCGTCGGACCACAAGGCGGTGACGGTGGACGGCCACACCGTCATGGTGCCGGTGCATACCTCGTCGGCCTGGCAGTCGCCCTTCGTGGCCGAGGCGCCGGGCGCCGACGGCGCCAGCCTGCTCAAGCGCGGCAGCATCCCCATCGCGCAGATCGCCTTTCCGAAACAGCCGCGCTTTTATGCGCTGCAGACGATGGACGGCGTGCCCTACTCGCACATCGCCACGCTGCACGGCGCCGACGTGCTGGCCACCACCGTGCTGCAGACCTGCATCCGCTACGAGAGCCGGCGCAAGGCCTGCAAGTTCTGCGCGATCGGCCAGTCGCTGGCGGCCGGCCGCACCATCGCCCACAAGACGCCCGAGCAGCTGGCAGAGGTGGCCCGCATGGCGGTGCTGCTGGACGGCGTCAAGCACATGGTGATGACCACCGGCACGCCACCCGGCGACGACCGCGGCGCCCAGGTGCTGGCCGACAGCGCCTTCGCCATCCAGGCCGGCTTGCCCGCCGGCCATGTGCTGCCGCTGCAGGGCCAGTGCGAGCCGCCCGACGACGACCGCTGGTTCGCGCGCATGCACGCGGCCGGCATCTCCACGCTGGGCATGCACCTGGAAGCGGTGACGCCCGCCGTGCGTGAACGCATCATGCCCGGCAAGGCCACGGTGCCGGTGCAGCGCTACCTCAGCGCCTTCGAGGCGGCGGTGCAGGTGTTCGGCCGCGGCCAGGTCAGCACCTACATCCTGGCCGGCTTGGGCGACACCCGCGAAGACATCCTGGCCATGTGCCGCACGCTGGTGGGCCTGGGCGTGTACCCCTTCGTCGTGCCCTTCGTGCCCATCAGCGGCACGCCGCTGGAAGACCACCCGGCCCCCGATGCCGGCTGGATGAAGTCCATCCTGGAGCCGCTGGGCGCGATGCTGTCGCAGGCGGGCCTGCGCTCGGTCGACATCAAGGCCGGCTGCGGCAAGTGCGGTGCGTGTTCGTCGCAGTCGCAGTACGAGACGGCGGAGGTGCTGGCATGA
- a CDS encoding Nit6803 family nitrilase, protein MDAVNKRVVRAAAVQIAPDFDRPEGTLDRVCSAIDEAAARGAQIVVFPETFVPYYPYFSFVLPPCQQGAPHLLLYERAVVVPGPVTTAVAERARARGIVVLLGVNERDHGSLYNTQLLFDADGSLKLQRRKITPTYHERMVWGQGDAAGLQVVPTAVGRVGALACWEHYNPLARYALMAQHEEIHCAQFPGSLVGPIFADQMAVTIRHHALESGCFVINATGWLTDAQVRAVTPDPALQQALRGGCHTAIVSPEGKYLAEPLTEGEGMVLADLDLALVTKRKRMMDSVGHYARPELLSLAIDRRPARTMFDMPADLEPRNPHEPEPGHAQPRHPAADDGAAIARPAAA, encoded by the coding sequence CTGGACGCTGTGAACAAGCGCGTGGTCCGTGCGGCCGCGGTGCAGATCGCGCCCGACTTCGACCGCCCCGAGGGCACGCTGGACCGGGTGTGCAGTGCGATCGACGAGGCCGCCGCGCGCGGCGCGCAGATCGTGGTGTTCCCCGAAACCTTCGTGCCCTACTACCCGTACTTCTCGTTCGTGCTGCCGCCCTGCCAGCAGGGCGCGCCGCACCTGTTGCTGTACGAGCGGGCGGTGGTGGTGCCGGGGCCGGTGACCACCGCGGTGGCCGAGCGGGCCCGCGCCCGCGGCATCGTGGTACTGCTGGGCGTGAACGAGCGCGACCACGGCAGCCTGTACAACACCCAGCTGCTGTTCGATGCCGACGGCAGCCTGAAGCTGCAGCGCCGCAAGATCACGCCCACCTACCACGAGCGCATGGTGTGGGGCCAGGGCGATGCCGCCGGCCTGCAGGTGGTGCCCACCGCGGTGGGCCGCGTGGGCGCGCTGGCCTGCTGGGAGCACTACAACCCACTGGCCCGCTATGCGCTGATGGCCCAGCACGAAGAGATCCACTGCGCGCAGTTCCCAGGCTCGCTGGTGGGCCCCATCTTCGCCGACCAGATGGCGGTGACCATCCGCCACCATGCGCTGGAGTCGGGCTGCTTCGTCATCAACGCCACCGGCTGGCTGACGGATGCGCAGGTGCGGGCGGTGACACCCGACCCCGCCCTGCAGCAGGCACTGCGCGGCGGCTGCCACACCGCCATCGTCTCGCCCGAAGGCAAGTACCTGGCCGAGCCGCTGACCGAAGGCGAAGGCATGGTGCTGGCCGACCTGGACCTGGCGCTGGTGACCAAGCGCAAGCGAATGATGGATTCGGTGGGCCACTACGCCCGCCCCGAGCTGCTGAGCCTGGCGATCGACCGCCGCCCTGCCCGCACGATGTTCGACATGCCCGCCGACCTTGAACCGAGGAACCCCCATGAGCCTGAACCCGGCCACGCCCAGCCCCGCCACCCGGCAGCTGATGACGGAGCTGCAATCGCACGGCCTGCGGCTGCTTGA
- a CDS encoding MSMEG_0572/Sll0783 family nitrogen starvation response protein: MPKVTKPQNQKGEFLVDYEEKVFEDVKAEPGEKALVTFHTVAFEGSIGFVNLLQATRLQRKGFETSILLYGPGVTLGVKRGFPTLGDEAFPGHQNFNNQITKFIAEGGKVYACRFALQALYGHGEGSLIEGIRPISPLDVLDIVLLHRKQNAFILDTWTL; this comes from the coding sequence ATGCCCAAAGTCACCAAGCCGCAGAACCAGAAAGGCGAGTTCCTCGTCGACTACGAAGAGAAGGTGTTCGAGGACGTGAAGGCCGAGCCCGGCGAAAAGGCGCTGGTCACCTTCCACACCGTGGCCTTCGAAGGCTCGATCGGCTTCGTCAATCTGCTGCAGGCCACGCGGCTGCAGCGCAAGGGTTTCGAAACCTCCATCCTGCTGTACGGCCCGGGCGTCACGCTGGGCGTCAAGCGCGGCTTTCCGACGCTGGGCGACGAGGCCTTTCCCGGCCACCAGAACTTCAACAACCAGATCACCAAGTTCATCGCCGAAGGCGGCAAGGTGTACGCCTGCCGCTTCGCGCTGCAGGCCCTGTACGGCCACGGCGAAGGCTCGCTGATCGAAGGCATCCGGCCCATCAGCCCGCTGGACGTGCTGGACATCGTGCTGCTGCACCGCAAGCAGAACGCCTTCATCCTCGACACCTGGACGCTGTGA
- a CDS encoding aminotransferase-like domain-containing protein, giving the protein MTKPTAHWRKRLASQDRPAYLAIADLIAEDLRDGRLAARDRLPTLRELADELQLNYTTVARAYAEARKRGLIDSRAGFGTYVRGKAPALPLRGGSGAEMTMNLPPEPHDEALLARMHDSAADLMAHSDLHALLRYQDFGGTAEDREAGARWLQRRLPQASADRLLVCPGIHSVLTALISQLARPGELLCVDALAYPGLKAIGTQLGVQLHALPLDDDGPDVEAFEHACRTLSPKAVYCNPTLLNPTTATMSRARREALADVALRFSVPIIEDDAYGMLPTERLPPPLAVLAPDLTYYVTGFSKCLGAGLRSAYVLAPHARLAQRLAGALRATTVMASPLTNALVTRWVNDGTADAVLEAIRTACRERHALALQHLGPWGVVAHPECFHLWLPLQGAWSVVECASYLRTQGVAVVASAAFSTDGNPPDAVRICLGGPASLDDCDRALRLVAETLDHPLHPHATVM; this is encoded by the coding sequence ATGACCAAACCCACCGCGCACTGGCGCAAGCGCCTGGCCAGCCAGGACCGGCCCGCCTACCTGGCGATTGCCGACCTGATCGCCGAGGACCTGCGCGATGGCCGGCTGGCCGCGCGCGACCGGCTGCCCACGCTGCGCGAGTTGGCCGACGAGCTGCAGCTGAACTACACCACCGTGGCCCGCGCCTATGCCGAGGCACGCAAGCGCGGGCTCATCGATTCACGCGCCGGCTTCGGCACCTATGTGCGCGGCAAGGCGCCGGCGCTGCCGCTGCGCGGCGGCAGCGGCGCCGAGATGACGATGAACCTGCCGCCCGAGCCGCACGACGAAGCGCTGCTGGCCCGCATGCACGACAGCGCCGCCGACCTGATGGCCCACAGCGACCTGCATGCGCTGCTGCGCTACCAGGACTTCGGCGGCACGGCCGAAGACCGCGAGGCCGGCGCCCGCTGGCTGCAGAGGCGGCTGCCGCAGGCCAGCGCCGACCGGCTGCTGGTGTGCCCGGGCATCCACAGCGTGCTCACCGCGCTCATCTCGCAGCTGGCGCGCCCCGGTGAGCTGCTGTGCGTGGATGCGTTGGCCTACCCGGGGCTCAAGGCCATCGGCACCCAGCTGGGCGTGCAGCTGCATGCGCTGCCGCTGGACGACGACGGGCCGGATGTGGAGGCCTTCGAGCATGCCTGCCGCACGCTGTCGCCCAAGGCGGTGTACTGCAACCCCACGCTGCTCAACCCCACCACCGCCACCATGTCGCGCGCGCGGCGCGAGGCGCTGGCCGATGTGGCGCTGCGCTTTTCGGTGCCCATCATCGAGGACGATGCCTACGGCATGCTGCCCACCGAACGCCTGCCGCCGCCGCTGGCCGTGCTGGCGCCCGACCTCACCTATTACGTCACCGGCTTTTCCAAGTGCCTGGGCGCGGGCCTGCGCAGCGCCTATGTGCTGGCGCCGCATGCGCGGCTGGCGCAGCGGCTGGCCGGTGCGCTGCGCGCCACCACGGTGATGGCCTCGCCCTTGACCAATGCCCTGGTCACGCGATGGGTGAACGACGGCACCGCCGATGCGGTGCTGGAAGCCATCCGCACCGCCTGCCGCGAGCGGCATGCGCTGGCGCTGCAGCACCTGGGCCCCTGGGGCGTGGTGGCCCACCCCGAGTGCTTTCACCTGTGGCTGCCGCTGCAGGGCGCCTGGAGCGTGGTGGAGTGCGCTTCCTACCTGCGCACGCAGGGCGTGGCGGTGGTGGCCAGCGCGGCCTTCAGCACCGACGGCAACCCGCCCGATGCGGTGCGCATCTGCCTGGGCGGCCCGGCTTCGCTGGACGACTGCGACCGCGCGCTCAGGCTGGTGGCCGAGACGCTGGACCACCCGCTGCACCCGCATGCCACGGTGATGTGA
- a CDS encoding ATP-binding cassette domain-containing protein yields MRDDIRPAGAIALQAVQVHGQVRRRGRRLLGPLDAQFQPGRVTAVLGPNGAGKSTLLSVLTGWRRPDAGTVHWQGRPLPQISPAALARQRALVAQDTQVAADFRVHELVALGLLPARPADPEACVRQAIAACGLAGLADRSVATLSGGERARAQLARALVQIEALSPPVAGAPARWLLLDEPTAALDLQHQHALLQLVRQCALAGGIGVVVVLHDLNLALRHADDALVLQQGRARALGPVRQVLQPALVQDVWQVQGRVMQADDDVPQYLWQPPADGPLTSPWHAGAAGGPASRPPA; encoded by the coding sequence ATGCGTGACGACATCAGGCCCGCCGGGGCCATCGCCTTGCAGGCGGTGCAGGTGCATGGGCAGGTGCGGCGGCGCGGCCGGCGCCTGCTGGGGCCGCTGGACGCGCAGTTCCAGCCCGGGCGTGTCACCGCGGTGCTGGGGCCCAACGGCGCCGGCAAGTCCACGCTGCTGTCGGTGCTCACCGGCTGGCGCCGGCCCGATGCCGGCACCGTGCACTGGCAGGGTCGGCCGCTGCCGCAGATCAGCCCCGCCGCGCTGGCCCGCCAGCGTGCGCTGGTGGCGCAGGACACCCAGGTGGCCGCCGACTTCCGCGTGCATGAGCTGGTGGCGCTGGGCCTGCTGCCGGCACGGCCGGCCGACCCTGAAGCCTGCGTGCGCCAGGCCATCGCCGCCTGCGGCCTAGCGGGCCTGGCCGATCGCAGCGTGGCCACGCTGTCGGGCGGCGAACGCGCCCGCGCGCAGCTGGCCCGGGCGCTGGTGCAGATCGAGGCACTGTCGCCGCCCGTGGCCGGCGCCCCGGCCCGCTGGCTGCTGCTGGACGAGCCCACCGCCGCGCTGGACCTGCAGCACCAGCATGCGCTGCTGCAGCTGGTGCGGCAGTGCGCGCTGGCCGGTGGCATCGGCGTGGTGGTGGTGCTGCACGACCTTAACCTGGCGCTGCGCCATGCCGACGATGCGCTGGTGCTGCAGCAGGGCCGTGCACGTGCGCTGGGCCCGGTGCGGCAGGTGCTGCAGCCGGCGCTGGTGCAGGACGTGTGGCAGGTGCAGGGCCGCGTGATGCAGGCCGACGACGACGTGCCGCAATACCTGTGGCAGCCGCCGGCGGACGGCCCGCTCACATCACCGTGGCATGCGGGTGCAGCGGGTGGTCCAGCGTCTCGGCCACCAGCCTGA
- a CDS encoding FecCD family ABC transporter permease — protein MTDWTHPARRLPRPLLLAGLALLTLLALVAAAGSGAYAIAPGRLWQLLVQPPVPSATTPEADQLVFWTLRAPRLLLAVCTGAALGLAGALLQGVFRNPLADPGLVGVSSGAALAAALAIVAGEAWWPALPRLLGSWTLVVCAFGGALLATALVYAVAQVRGATRLTVMLLAGVAINALAGALLGWISQVATDAQLRALQFWLLGSLGGARWSAVAGVGALVLLALLAALRLARPLDALALGEAQAHAMGVAVERVKRQAVLCVALAVGAVTALTGIVGFVGLVAPHGVRLLAGPGHRGLLPGSALLGAALVLVADAFARTAAAPAELPLGVLTAAIGAPFFLLLLMRGREHA, from the coding sequence ATGACCGACTGGACCCACCCGGCGCGGCGCCTGCCGCGCCCGCTGCTGCTGGCCGGCCTGGCCCTGCTCACGCTGCTGGCCCTGGTGGCCGCGGCCGGCAGCGGGGCCTATGCCATCGCACCCGGCCGGCTGTGGCAGCTGCTGGTGCAGCCGCCGGTGCCATCGGCGACCACGCCAGAGGCCGACCAGCTGGTGTTCTGGACCCTGCGCGCCCCCCGCCTGCTGCTGGCCGTGTGCACCGGGGCCGCGCTGGGCCTGGCCGGCGCGCTGCTGCAGGGCGTGTTCCGCAATCCGCTGGCCGACCCGGGCCTGGTGGGCGTGTCCAGCGGCGCGGCCCTGGCGGCGGCGCTGGCCATCGTGGCCGGCGAAGCCTGGTGGCCCGCCCTGCCGCGGCTGCTGGGCAGCTGGACCCTGGTGGTGTGCGCCTTCGGAGGTGCCTTGCTGGCCACCGCGCTGGTTTACGCCGTGGCCCAGGTGCGCGGCGCCACGCGGCTCACGGTGATGCTGCTGGCCGGCGTGGCCATCAACGCACTGGCCGGTGCGCTGCTGGGCTGGATCAGCCAGGTGGCCACCGACGCCCAGCTGCGCGCGCTGCAGTTCTGGCTGCTGGGCAGCCTGGGCGGCGCCCGCTGGTCGGCGGTGGCCGGCGTGGGCGCGCTGGTGCTGCTGGCGCTGCTGGCCGCGCTGCGGCTGGCCCGCCCGCTGGATGCGCTGGCGCTGGGTGAAGCCCAGGCCCATGCCATGGGCGTGGCGGTGGAACGGGTCAAGCGCCAGGCCGTGCTGTGCGTGGCGCTGGCGGTGGGTGCCGTCACCGCGCTGACGGGCATCGTCGGCTTCGTCGGCCTGGTGGCGCCGCATGGCGTGCGCCTGCTGGCCGGCCCCGGCCACCGCGGGCTGCTGCCCGGCTCGGCCCTGCTGGGCGCGGCGCTGGTGCTGGTGGCCGATGCCTTTGCCCGCACCGCCGCCGCCCCGGCCGAGCTGCCGCTGGGCGTGCTCACCGCTGCCATCGGCGCGCCCTTTTTCCTGCTGCTGTTGATGCGGGGGCGTGAGCATGCGTGA
- a CDS encoding heme/hemin ABC transporter substrate-binding protein produces the protein MRRRALLAGGAWAGGAWAGGAWAGAGLALPARAQTAAAPTATAPRLVCVGGALTEIVYRLGAAAQLVGTDTTSLYPEAAQRTPKVGYQRQLSAEGLLSLRPDVLLTTDEAGPPTVIEQLRAAGVRVISTTTSHDLAEVQRKIDAAGQATRREAEAAALQQQLLADWQRSRQALPRLAGPAPRLLFVLAHGNAPQVAGAGTGAEAMLRLAGGRNALQGFNGYRAMTAEAVVAAAPDLVLSTRQAVQAAGGEAAFWQLPGLSLTPAFAARRLQAPDALWLLGFGPRLPQAVTELAQWIAGTPAARA, from the coding sequence ATGAGGCGCCGCGCCCTGTTGGCCGGCGGTGCATGGGCCGGCGGTGCATGGGCCGGCGGTGCATGGGCCGGTGCCGGCCTGGCCTTGCCCGCACGCGCGCAGACCGCCGCGGCGCCCACCGCCACCGCACCGCGGCTGGTGTGCGTGGGCGGCGCGCTGACCGAGATCGTCTACCGCCTGGGCGCCGCCGCCCAGCTGGTGGGCACCGACACCACCAGCCTCTACCCCGAGGCGGCCCAACGCACGCCCAAGGTGGGCTACCAGCGGCAGCTGTCGGCCGAAGGCCTGCTGTCGTTGCGGCCCGATGTGCTGCTGACCACCGACGAAGCCGGCCCGCCCACGGTCATCGAGCAGTTGCGCGCTGCCGGCGTGCGGGTGATCAGCACCACCACCAGCCACGACCTGGCCGAGGTGCAGCGCAAGATCGACGCCGCCGGCCAGGCCACCCGGCGCGAGGCCGAAGCCGCCGCCTTGCAGCAGCAGCTGCTGGCCGACTGGCAGCGCAGCCGCCAGGCCCTGCCACGCCTGGCCGGGCCGGCGCCGCGGTTGCTGTTCGTGCTGGCCCATGGCAATGCGCCGCAGGTGGCCGGCGCCGGCACCGGGGCAGAAGCGATGCTGCGCCTGGCCGGTGGCCGCAATGCGCTGCAGGGCTTCAACGGCTACCGCGCGATGACGGCCGAAGCCGTGGTGGCCGCCGCGCCCGACCTGGTGCTGAGCACCCGGCAGGCGGTGCAGGCGGCGGGCGGCGAAGCCGCCTTCTGGCAGCTGCCCGGCCTGTCGCTGACACCGGCCTTTGCTGCACGCCGGCTGCAGGCGCCCGATGCCTTGTGGCTGCTGGGCTTCGGCCCGCGGCTGCCGCAGGCCGTGACCGAGTTGGCGCAGTGGATCGCCGGCACGCCCGCCGCACGCGCCTGA